In Streptomyces nodosus, one DNA window encodes the following:
- a CDS encoding ABC transporter ATP-binding protein, giving the protein MIDLQNLTKRYGERTVVDGLTFTVRPGAVTGFLGPNGAGKSTTMRMMLGLTRPDEGMTRFDGRAYPELRRPARHVGALLETAIPHRSLTAADHLRWMAQCNRIPRQRVGEVLDLVGLAGAARRRVGTYSLGMGQRLGLAAALLGDPPVLVLDEPVNGLDAEGIRWLRELLRAKAAEGRTVLVSSHLMTEMSLVADHLVVIDRGRLLADTGMDEFIRLHGRMYVRVRTLEPGALVPELERHGARVVRAVDGSLEVDGLAAAEVSRIATAGGRTLDELSTHTGSLEDTFLALVGKENGGHRV; this is encoded by the coding sequence GTGATCGACCTTCAGAACTTGACCAAGCGGTACGGGGAGCGGACCGTCGTCGACGGCCTGACGTTCACGGTGCGACCGGGCGCCGTCACCGGGTTCCTGGGGCCCAACGGGGCCGGCAAGTCCACCACGATGCGGATGATGCTCGGCCTCACCCGGCCCGACGAGGGGATGACGCGGTTCGACGGGCGCGCCTACCCGGAACTGCGCCGTCCGGCCCGGCACGTGGGCGCACTCCTGGAGACCGCGATCCCGCACCGCAGCCTGACCGCCGCCGACCATCTGCGCTGGATGGCCCAGTGCAACCGGATCCCGCGGCAGCGGGTCGGCGAGGTCCTGGACCTGGTCGGCCTCGCGGGGGCCGCGCGGCGGCGGGTCGGCACGTACTCTCTCGGCATGGGGCAGCGGCTCGGCCTGGCCGCCGCTCTGCTCGGCGACCCGCCGGTGCTGGTCCTCGACGAACCGGTCAACGGCCTGGACGCGGAGGGTATCCGGTGGCTGCGCGAGCTGCTGCGGGCCAAGGCCGCCGAGGGCCGCACCGTCCTCGTCTCCAGCCATCTGATGACCGAGATGTCGCTGGTCGCGGACCATCTCGTGGTCATCGACCGGGGGCGGCTGCTCGCTGATACCGGCATGGACGAGTTCATCCGGCTCCACGGGCGGATGTATGTACGCGTACGGACCCTCGAACCCGGGGCGCTGGTCCCGGAGCTGGAGCGGCACGGCGCCCGTGTGGTGCGCGCCGTCGACGGGAGTCTGGAGGTCGACGGTCTTGCCGCCGCCGAGGTGAGCCGGATCGCTACGGCGGGCGGCCGCACCCTCGACGAACTGAGCACGCACACCGGCTCGTTGGAGGACACGTTCCTCGCGCTGGTCGGCAAGGAGAACGGGGGCCACCGTGTCTGA
- a CDS encoding ABC transporter permease, with amino-acid sequence MSETLAAVRAEFTKVRGIRSTFLALLLFVPLSLGVAALDGWSAKSAIESDSGMLRDGFTAQQAGLDGILYGQLALIVFGVLVVSTEYGSGMMRASLLAVPLRGRLYAAKLTVTAAAALLVAVPVTVAGYLVTQAALGPHGASLTDPGVPGALAGAVLYLTLMSLFAAGIATAARSAVVPLAVLLPMVLAGSQILSVIGATKAVVRYFPDRAGSELLTVGTHDAVRGCVVLLVWTVAAVAFGWVRHRRWDA; translated from the coding sequence GTGTCTGAGACGCTCGCGGCCGTCCGGGCCGAGTTCACCAAGGTGCGCGGGATTCGCAGCACCTTCCTCGCACTGCTGCTGTTCGTGCCGCTCAGCCTGGGGGTGGCCGCTCTCGACGGGTGGTCCGCGAAGTCGGCGATCGAGTCGGACAGCGGCATGCTGCGCGACGGCTTCACCGCCCAACAGGCCGGTCTGGACGGCATCCTGTACGGGCAGCTCGCACTGATCGTGTTCGGAGTCCTCGTCGTGAGCACCGAGTACGGCTCCGGGATGATGCGCGCCTCGCTGCTCGCCGTGCCTCTGCGCGGGCGGCTGTACGCGGCGAAGCTGACCGTCACCGCGGCCGCCGCGCTGCTGGTCGCGGTGCCGGTCACCGTGGCCGGATACCTCGTCACCCAGGCCGCGCTCGGCCCGCACGGAGCCTCCCTCACCGACCCGGGGGTGCCCGGGGCGCTGGCCGGGGCGGTGCTCTATCTGACACTGATGAGCCTGTTCGCGGCCGGCATCGCGACGGCCGCGCGCAGCGCCGTCGTGCCGCTGGCGGTGCTGCTGCCGATGGTGCTGGCCGGCTCCCAGATCCTGTCGGTCATCGGCGCCACCAAGGCGGTCGTGCGGTACTTCCCCGACCGGGCCGGCAGCGAGCTGCTCACCGTCGGCACACACGACGCGGTCCGCGGCTGTGTGGTGCTCCTGGTGTGGACCGTGGCGGCGGTCGCGTTCGGCTGGGTGCGGCACCGGCGGTGGGACGCGTGA
- a CDS encoding aborycin family tricyclic lasso peptide, giving the protein MSVEIYEPPMLQEIGDFDELTKCLGVGSCNDFAGCGYAIVCFW; this is encoded by the coding sequence ATGTCGGTTGAGATCTACGAGCCCCCGATGCTCCAGGAGATCGGCGACTTCGACGAGCTGACCAAGTGCCTCGGCGTCGGAAGCTGCAACGACTTCGCCGGCTGCGGCTACGCGATCGTCTGCTTCTGGTGA
- a CDS encoding lasso peptide isopeptide bond-forming cyclase: protein MEFVVLPDCPAAAGPAARLAPGRRINHASGRPWIVGDWPDDQVHLVVAGPRRMALIGQVTLDEAAAKDRLGRLRSLDEVDRIASRLVGSCHVLVSLDGTVRVQGSVVGVRQIFSAAVDGVTVAASGVAPLARLTGADLDESVLAARLLAPGGAPWPLAQRPVRRGVDPLTTGHWLRMDAEGRARQVRWWRLPEASRSLAQGAAAVRTALDEALAARVRPGRTISADLSGGMDSTSLCFLAAAANADLVTYHVAPLDSANEDTRWAHRAAALLPHARHHTLTADRAENLFDVGYTAEHANTAPEGPSTWASGLAHIRDLAHRARGEGSSLHLSGFGGDELFGRMPTSAWSLARARPIGGLLLVNRYRLANRWSWGATVRALLDRSTFAQNLTAVATRIGAPPPSLDEPDFGWVFAPRMPAWATPDAVAAVRELLTEAAGRTPEPLDADRTRHQALASLVFEGSTIRQVNTVLAGTGIAWDAPFLDDRVIEAALAVRVEERLASARFKPLLTDAVRGAVPAGILDRRDKGEFSAEAFRGLERNRARLLELCEDSRLARLGLIDPERFRAAVLNPGPMSHHLQPIDTTVACESWLRTHPQTTTDVQDTGVRR, encoded by the coding sequence ATGGAATTCGTAGTACTTCCAGACTGTCCGGCCGCGGCCGGGCCCGCTGCCCGCCTCGCGCCGGGGCGGCGGATCAACCACGCGTCGGGGCGGCCCTGGATCGTGGGCGACTGGCCCGACGACCAGGTTCACCTGGTTGTGGCGGGGCCGCGCCGGATGGCGCTGATCGGGCAGGTGACACTCGACGAGGCGGCGGCGAAGGACCGCCTCGGGCGGCTGCGGTCGCTGGACGAGGTGGACCGGATCGCGTCCCGGCTGGTGGGTTCCTGCCATGTGCTGGTGTCGCTGGACGGCACCGTGCGGGTCCAGGGCTCGGTCGTCGGTGTACGACAGATTTTCAGTGCTGCGGTGGACGGTGTCACGGTCGCCGCCAGTGGTGTGGCACCGCTCGCCCGGCTCACCGGCGCGGACCTCGACGAGTCCGTGCTCGCCGCGCGGCTGCTCGCGCCGGGCGGCGCACCCTGGCCGCTGGCCCAGCGTCCGGTGCGGCGCGGTGTCGACCCGCTCACGACCGGGCACTGGCTGCGGATGGATGCTGAGGGGCGGGCGCGGCAGGTGCGGTGGTGGCGGCTGCCGGAGGCGTCCCGGTCGCTCGCGCAGGGTGCCGCGGCGGTGCGCACCGCGCTGGACGAGGCGCTTGCCGCACGGGTGCGGCCCGGCCGGACGATCAGCGCGGACCTGTCCGGCGGCATGGACTCCACGTCTCTGTGCTTCCTGGCCGCTGCGGCGAACGCCGACCTGGTCACGTACCACGTGGCGCCGCTGGACAGCGCCAATGAGGACACCCGGTGGGCGCACCGGGCCGCCGCGCTGCTGCCGCACGCCCGCCATCACACCCTCACTGCGGACCGCGCAGAGAACCTCTTCGACGTCGGCTACACCGCCGAGCACGCGAACACCGCACCCGAAGGCCCCTCCACCTGGGCGTCGGGCCTCGCGCACATCCGCGACCTGGCGCACCGGGCGCGCGGCGAGGGGTCCTCGCTGCATCTGAGTGGCTTCGGCGGGGACGAACTGTTCGGGCGGATGCCCACCTCGGCCTGGTCGTTGGCGCGGGCCCGGCCCATCGGCGGGCTGCTCCTGGTGAACCGGTACCGGCTTGCCAACCGCTGGTCGTGGGGTGCCACCGTACGGGCCCTGCTCGACCGGTCGACGTTCGCACAGAACCTCACCGCGGTCGCCACCCGGATCGGCGCGCCTCCCCCTTCGCTCGACGAGCCCGACTTCGGCTGGGTGTTCGCGCCGCGTATGCCGGCGTGGGCCACGCCGGACGCGGTTGCGGCGGTGCGGGAGCTGCTCACCGAGGCCGCCGGGCGCACGCCCGAGCCGCTGGATGCCGACCGCACCCGCCATCAGGCGCTGGCCTCACTGGTCTTCGAGGGGTCCACGATCCGCCAGGTCAACACTGTGCTCGCGGGCACCGGCATCGCCTGGGACGCGCCGTTCCTGGACGACCGGGTGATCGAGGCGGCGCTCGCCGTCCGGGTCGAGGAGCGGCTGGCGAGCGCCCGGTTCAAGCCGCTGCTGACGGACGCGGTGCGCGGAGCCGTACCCGCCGGCATCCTCGACCGGCGGGACAAGGGCGAGTTCAGCGCGGAGGCGTTCCGCGGCCTCGAGCGCAACCGGGCCCGCCTCCTCGAACTGTGCGAGGACTCGCGGCTGGCCCGGCTCGGTCTGATCGACCCGGAGCGGTTCCGGGCCGCGGTGCTCAACCCGGGGCCGATGTCCCACCACCTCCAGCCGATCGACACCACCGTGGCGTGCGAGAGCTGGCTCCGTACGCACCCGCAGACCACGACGGATGTCCAGGACACGGGAGTACGCAGATGA
- a CDS encoding lasso peptide biosynthesis PqqD family chaperone — MKLSLARDVTLTDINSGAVLLDGRRGRYWQLNASGCAVLRRLLDGEGPDAVVAGMAAAAPVDAERVRKDIQALIGSLSAAELVEVDR; from the coding sequence ATGAAGCTGAGCCTCGCCCGCGACGTCACCCTCACGGACATCAACTCCGGTGCCGTCCTGCTCGACGGGCGCCGCGGCCGCTACTGGCAGCTCAACGCCTCCGGCTGCGCCGTGCTGCGCAGGCTGCTCGACGGCGAAGGGCCCGACGCGGTCGTCGCCGGCATGGCCGCCGCGGCGCCGGTCGACGCCGAGCGCGTACGCAAGGACATACAGGCGCTGATCGGCTCGCTCAGCGCGGCCGAGCTCGTGGAGGTCGACCGGTGA
- a CDS encoding lasso peptide biosynthesis B2 protein has translation MTTPAVAEQAARLPLRRQLGPRCAVGAARLLVKLPPARLHRVLGVLSKGARPVGYAEAARARRAVVSVSTRCAGLGCLQRSVATVLLCRAHGRWADWCTGFRTRPFGAHAWVEVDGRPVDEPGELSAFRTVLAVRLGPGGRV, from the coding sequence GTGACCACCCCAGCCGTCGCCGAACAGGCGGCCCGCCTCCCGCTTCGCCGCCAGCTCGGCCCACGCTGCGCGGTCGGCGCGGCCCGCCTCCTGGTGAAGCTGCCCCCGGCCCGGCTGCACCGGGTGCTCGGCGTGCTCAGCAAGGGCGCCCGTCCCGTCGGGTACGCCGAGGCGGCGCGGGCCCGCCGCGCCGTGGTGTCGGTGAGCACGCGCTGCGCGGGCCTGGGCTGTCTGCAACGGTCCGTGGCTACGGTGCTGCTGTGCCGGGCACACGGCCGCTGGGCCGACTGGTGCACGGGCTTTCGAACCCGGCCCTTCGGCGCGCACGCCTGGGTCGAGGTCGATGGCCGCCCGGTCGACGAGCCCGGCGAACTCAGCGCGTTCCGCACGGTGTTGGCCGTGCGGCTCGGGCCGGGAGGCCGCGTATGA
- a CDS encoding ATP-binding cassette domain-containing protein, translating into MTDAIRAEALYAYYGTTPAVNGLDLAVPAGSTFGFLGPNGAGKTTTISMLTTLLRPTAGRAEVAGFDVAERPAEVRRRIGIVFQESTLDLELTAAENLRFQADLCGLPRQRARAAIAAMLDLMELSQRSRVPVRQFSTGLRRRLEIARGLIGSPRVLFLDEPTTGLDAQTRAAVWDHLDRLRREQGITLFFTTHQLEEAEHCDQVAIVDRGRVVTQGTPAELKSVIGSDLVVLRTEDDARAADALAERFGLAAEPTPDGLLLRVSDGATLVPRLCTGLGLTVRAVSIAPPSLDDVFLHHTGAAIRESQAGGHTLDTIGEGLR; encoded by the coding sequence ATGACGGACGCGATCCGGGCCGAGGCCCTCTATGCGTACTACGGCACCACGCCCGCCGTGAACGGGCTGGATCTGGCGGTGCCGGCCGGCTCGACGTTCGGCTTCCTCGGGCCGAACGGCGCGGGCAAGACCACCACCATCAGCATGCTCACCACCCTGCTCAGGCCCACGGCGGGACGCGCGGAGGTGGCGGGCTTCGATGTCGCCGAGCGCCCCGCCGAGGTGCGCCGCCGCATCGGCATCGTGTTCCAGGAGTCCACGCTGGACCTGGAGCTGACGGCCGCCGAGAACCTGCGCTTCCAGGCGGACCTGTGCGGGTTGCCGCGGCAGCGGGCCCGTGCGGCGATCGCCGCCATGCTCGACCTGATGGAGCTGTCACAGCGCAGCAGGGTTCCGGTCCGGCAGTTCTCCACCGGTCTGCGCCGCCGCCTGGAGATCGCCCGGGGCCTGATCGGGTCGCCGCGCGTCCTCTTCCTGGACGAGCCGACGACCGGGCTCGACGCCCAGACCCGCGCCGCCGTGTGGGACCACCTCGACCGGCTCCGCCGGGAGCAGGGCATCACACTCTTCTTCACCACACACCAGCTGGAGGAGGCCGAGCACTGCGACCAGGTCGCCATCGTCGATCGGGGCCGGGTCGTCACCCAGGGAACACCCGCCGAGCTGAAGTCCGTGATCGGCTCCGACCTCGTGGTGCTGCGTACCGAGGACGATGCGAGGGCCGCCGACGCGCTGGCCGAGCGGTTCGGTCTCGCGGCCGAACCCACCCCGGACGGGCTGCTGCTGCGGGTGTCGGACGGCGCGACGCTGGTCCCGCGGCTGTGTACCGGGCTCGGTCTGACGGTGCGCGCGGTGTCCATCGCGCCTCCCTCCCTCGACGACGTCTTCCTGCACCACACCGGTGCCGCGATCCGCGAGAGCCAGGCGGGTGGGCACACGCTCGACACCATCGGGGAGGGGCTGCGATGA
- a CDS encoding ABC transporter permease, producing the protein MSITETALQAPAATEERRAVSALRPCLLLWRREMIRLRHNPVRLAMGLVTPLLFLVVLGTGLDAASGNLGKAQLNDYRAFLFPGVLVMSVQAPAIAVGISLVWDRRLGVLRQMLVAPFPRSSVVLGLALGGATTGAIYGLLVLSVGGIASIRYTPVLLVVMVEVLLISLLFTSLGLLAAVTIRQVDTFQVVVNLSLMPLMFFSGAMFPPNGLPGWLAVVVKLNPLTYGIDAVRRTLPGPDVLSSEQTRLLVGGWHPPVVAELGLLAAIVALALGVATYRFSSSK; encoded by the coding sequence ATGAGCATCACCGAGACGGCGCTCCAGGCGCCCGCCGCCACCGAGGAGCGCCGCGCCGTCAGCGCCCTGCGCCCCTGTCTCCTGCTGTGGCGCCGGGAGATGATCCGGCTGCGGCACAACCCGGTGCGCCTGGCCATGGGCCTGGTCACCCCGCTCCTCTTCCTCGTCGTGCTCGGCACCGGACTCGACGCCGCGTCCGGGAACCTCGGCAAGGCCCAACTCAACGACTACCGGGCCTTCTTGTTCCCCGGCGTACTCGTCATGTCGGTGCAGGCGCCGGCCATCGCGGTGGGCATCTCGCTGGTGTGGGACCGGCGGCTCGGGGTGCTGCGGCAGATGCTCGTCGCGCCGTTCCCGAGGTCCAGCGTCGTACTCGGTCTTGCGCTCGGCGGCGCCACCACCGGCGCGATCTACGGTCTCCTCGTCCTGTCGGTCGGCGGCATCGCGAGCATCCGGTACACGCCGGTGCTCCTGGTCGTCATGGTCGAAGTCCTGCTGATCTCCCTGCTGTTCACCTCGCTCGGCCTGCTCGCCGCAGTGACGATCCGTCAAGTGGACACGTTCCAGGTCGTGGTGAACCTGAGCCTGATGCCGCTGATGTTCTTCTCCGGCGCGATGTTCCCGCCGAACGGGCTGCCGGGCTGGCTCGCCGTCGTCGTCAAGCTGAATCCGCTGACCTACGGCATCGACGCGGTGCGCCGCACCCTGCCGGGGCCCGATGTGCTCAGCTCGGAGCAGACCCGGCTGCTGGTCGGCGGCTGGCATCCGCCCGTCGTCGCCGAGCTGGGGCTGCTCGCCGCGATCGTCGCGCTGGCGCTCGGCGTGGCCACATACCGCTTCTCCAGCTCGAAGTGA
- a CDS encoding MauE/DoxX family redox-associated membrane protein, whose amino-acid sequence MTTWTGVAARLLLAAVLGYAGLVKIQDLADAGRSVELYQIVSGNTAQLVGGALPFVEVALALLLIAGLATRAAAVATALLMAVYIAAIASVWARGLSVDCGCFGSGSALSSGAERGYAVDIARDLLFLGAAALLIRRPRTHYALDRWVLDVRDE is encoded by the coding sequence GTGACGACGTGGACGGGTGTGGCCGCGCGGTTGCTGCTGGCCGCCGTCCTCGGCTACGCGGGGCTGGTCAAGATCCAGGACCTTGCCGACGCGGGGCGCTCGGTGGAGCTGTATCAGATCGTGTCCGGGAACACGGCCCAACTCGTTGGTGGCGCACTGCCGTTCGTTGAGGTGGCGCTCGCGCTGCTGCTGATCGCCGGGCTTGCCACCCGGGCGGCGGCCGTGGCCACGGCGCTGCTCATGGCGGTGTACATCGCGGCGATCGCTTCGGTGTGGGCACGCGGCCTGTCCGTCGATTGCGGCTGCTTCGGCTCCGGGTCCGCGCTCAGCAGCGGCGCCGAGCGTGGCTACGCCGTGGACATCGCGCGCGATCTGCTCTTTCTGGGGGCCGCTGCCTTGCTGATCCGCCGTCCGCGCACCCACTACGCCCTGGACCGCTGGGTCCTGGACGTGCGCGACGAATGA
- a CDS encoding DsbA family protein encodes MSLEPAEVRDMVLGRRRRRRAVLVSAVAAVGLAVAALLGAGLVRANDTDPGEAPAKAPAGATQDKTGIAASEGAVRVDLYLDYLCPECRNTERSLSGELEALKEKGAVRLVYHPVAFLDGYSKPAGYSTRAASAAACAADAGRFEEYTKVLFEKQPAERGPGLSERQLVLLGEEAGIEDASFGSCVRGAAHKPWVTYVSDVAAADGVSLTPTVMVDGERVDVTGGDAAGKLARAVAKARR; translated from the coding sequence ATGAGTCTGGAGCCCGCGGAAGTACGGGACATGGTCCTCGGCCGACGACGGCGCCGGCGAGCGGTGCTGGTGTCCGCCGTGGCCGCCGTCGGCCTCGCCGTCGCGGCGCTGCTCGGCGCCGGGCTCGTCCGTGCCAACGACACGGATCCGGGCGAGGCCCCTGCGAAGGCGCCCGCCGGAGCGACGCAGGACAAGACGGGTATCGCGGCCTCCGAGGGCGCGGTACGGGTCGACCTGTACCTCGACTACCTGTGCCCCGAGTGCCGCAACACCGAACGGTCCCTGTCCGGCGAACTGGAGGCCCTGAAGGAGAAGGGCGCGGTACGGCTGGTCTACCACCCGGTCGCCTTCCTCGACGGCTACAGCAAGCCCGCCGGCTACTCGACGCGGGCCGCGTCCGCAGCGGCCTGCGCGGCGGACGCGGGCCGGTTCGAGGAGTACACGAAGGTGCTCTTCGAGAAGCAGCCCGCCGAACGGGGCCCCGGCCTGAGCGAGCGCCAACTCGTCCTGCTCGGCGAGGAGGCCGGGATCGAGGACGCCTCCTTCGGGAGCTGCGTCCGGGGCGCGGCGCACAAACCCTGGGTGACCTATGTGTCCGACGTCGCCGCCGCCGACGGCGTCTCGCTGACCCCGACCGTCATGGTCGACGGCGAGCGCGTGGACGTCACCGGCGGGGACGCGGCCGGGAAACTCGCCCGCGCGGTGGCGAAGGCGCGGCGATGA
- the mslH gene encoding lasso peptide C-terminal Trp epimerase (Involved in the biosynthesis of MS-271 and related lasso peptides.) codes for MTRLTVALSGDCMATRSALITPEPAAEHLRGLLTGADFAFTNLEVVPGADRGHPVHNAAGGGGLIADPGVLDAVTAAGFSVLGCANNHALDMGAEGVLGTVDRLTARAIPFAGIGADLTAARRPVYVDRPAGSLALISCSSTFLPGQEAAEPSPDLPGRPGLNPLRHHATLHVTAEQMDVLREIDGDTGLRARRAEARTLLGFDPAQPGADRYTLYGARFQVADQPGLTTACDPRDLEQIALWVAEARARADLVLVSVHAHEPGPTADEPAEFLREFAHRVIDEGAHAVVGHGPHALRGVELYRGRPVFYSLGNIVSQIELADRVPAEDYAGVPAGERLTPGRYFAALSGDGRRLFAPHPRYWRSVVPQLTFEDGALVAARLHPVDLGHGEPVHRRGRPRLADPVLSKEILAEVARLSQPYGTTVTEDGELTPASQEGRGRRTC; via the coding sequence ATGACACGGCTGACCGTGGCGCTCTCCGGCGACTGCATGGCCACCCGGTCCGCGCTGATCACCCCCGAACCGGCCGCGGAGCACCTGCGCGGGCTGCTGACCGGCGCCGACTTCGCCTTCACCAACTTGGAGGTGGTGCCGGGCGCGGACCGCGGCCACCCGGTGCACAACGCGGCGGGCGGCGGTGGGCTGATCGCGGATCCTGGCGTGCTCGACGCGGTCACCGCAGCGGGCTTCTCCGTCCTGGGCTGCGCCAACAACCACGCCCTGGACATGGGCGCCGAGGGCGTGCTCGGCACCGTGGACCGGCTCACCGCGCGCGCCATCCCCTTCGCGGGCATCGGCGCCGATCTGACCGCCGCCCGGCGCCCGGTCTACGTCGACCGGCCCGCCGGCAGCCTCGCGCTGATCTCGTGCAGTTCGACGTTCCTGCCCGGCCAGGAGGCGGCCGAGCCCTCGCCCGACCTGCCCGGCCGTCCGGGCCTCAACCCGCTGCGGCACCATGCCACGCTGCATGTCACCGCGGAGCAGATGGACGTACTGCGGGAGATCGACGGGGACACCGGGCTGAGGGCGCGGCGCGCCGAGGCGCGCACCCTGCTCGGCTTCGACCCGGCGCAACCGGGGGCGGACCGCTACACGCTCTACGGGGCGCGGTTCCAGGTGGCTGACCAGCCGGGCCTGACGACCGCGTGCGACCCGCGCGACCTGGAGCAGATCGCCCTCTGGGTGGCCGAGGCGAGGGCCCGTGCGGACCTGGTCCTGGTCAGTGTGCACGCGCACGAGCCCGGGCCGACCGCCGACGAACCGGCCGAGTTCCTGCGGGAGTTCGCGCACCGCGTGATCGACGAGGGTGCCCACGCCGTGGTCGGGCACGGCCCGCACGCCCTGCGCGGTGTGGAGCTGTACCGGGGCCGGCCCGTCTTCTACAGCCTCGGCAACATCGTCAGCCAGATCGAGCTCGCCGACCGCGTCCCCGCCGAGGACTACGCGGGCGTACCGGCCGGTGAACGGCTCACCCCCGGCCGCTACTTCGCCGCGCTGAGCGGCGACGGCCGCCGGCTGTTCGCCCCGCACCCGCGCTACTGGCGATCGGTGGTGCCGCAGCTCACGTTCGAGGACGGGGCGCTCGTCGCCGCCAGGCTGCACCCGGTCGACCTGGGCCACGGGGAGCCGGTACACCGCAGGGGGCGGCCGCGCCTCGCCGACCCGGTGCTGTCGAAGGAGATCCTCGCGGAGGTCGCGCGACTGTCGCAGCCGTACGGCACCACGGTCACCGAGGACGGGGAGCTGACGCCGGCATCACAGGAAGGCCGGGGACGGCGGACTTGTTAA
- a CDS encoding response regulator — MAEAVRVLIADDQALLRGSFRVLIDATPGMTAVGEAGDGAAAVELARSLRPDVVLMDLRMPVLDGMEATRRICSDPELSRVRVLALTMFDMDEYVYPALQAGASGFLLKDASPTDLVAGIRVIASGESVLAPTVTRRLIANFSRHSEPPRPVRRLVGLTKREQEVLVLIANGLSNAEISERLVISLPTVKTHVGSLLAKLHARDRAQLVIIAYESGLAEPGMPG, encoded by the coding sequence ATGGCCGAGGCGGTCCGGGTGCTGATCGCGGACGATCAGGCACTGCTGCGCGGCAGCTTCCGCGTCCTTATCGACGCGACGCCCGGGATGACCGCAGTCGGCGAGGCGGGCGACGGCGCCGCTGCCGTCGAACTCGCCCGCAGCCTGCGCCCCGACGTCGTCCTGATGGATCTGCGGATGCCGGTCCTGGACGGCATGGAGGCGACCCGGCGGATCTGCTCGGATCCGGAGCTGTCCCGTGTGCGGGTGCTCGCGCTGACGATGTTCGACATGGACGAGTACGTGTACCCGGCGCTGCAGGCCGGGGCGAGCGGCTTTCTCCTGAAGGACGCCTCACCGACCGACCTTGTCGCCGGGATCCGCGTCATCGCCTCCGGCGAGAGCGTGCTCGCCCCCACCGTCACGCGCCGGCTCATCGCGAACTTCTCGCGGCACAGCGAGCCGCCGCGCCCCGTGCGGCGGCTCGTCGGGCTGACCAAGCGGGAGCAGGAGGTGCTCGTCCTGATCGCCAACGGTCTGTCGAACGCCGAGATCTCCGAACGCCTGGTGATCAGCCTGCCGACCGTGAAGACGCACGTCGGCAGCTTGCTGGCGAAGCTGCACGCCCGGGACCGGGCACAGCTCGTGATCATCGCCTACGAGAGCGGTCTCGCCGAGCCGGGCATGCCGGGCTGA